The Mesomycoplasma hyopneumoniae J genome contains the following window.
TTAATTATAATTTGAAATGAATGTTTCCCTAAATTTAATAGGAGACATTCATTTTATTTTGTCTTTAATTCGTTTGTGATTGTAATAATAAATATAATTTGCAATTGCTTTGTAAAGTTGTTTAAAAGTTAAAAATTCTTTTTCGCGACCATAAAAACATTCTCTTTTTAATGTCCCAAAAAACAATTCAATAACGCTATTATCTAAACAATTTCCTTTTCGAGACATAGACTGAATTATTCCTTTTTGTTTTAATTTTTCTGAAAATTGTCTATGTTGATATTGTTAACCTTGATCACTGTGAAAAATTAAACCTTCAAGATTTTTGTGCTTTGAAAATGCTCTTTGAAGCATTTTTCTAATTTGTTGGTTGTTAGCGCTTGTAGACAAATCTCAAGCAATAACTTCGCCATTAAACATATCTAAAATTGGTGATAAATATGCTTTTTCCAAATGGTCCGCTAAATTCAGTTACATTTGTAGTTCATTTTTGATTTGGTTTATTTGCAACAAAATTTCTATTTAAAATATTGTCTGCGATTTTGCCAACAGTTCCTTTGTAAGATTTGTATTTTCTTCTAGAACAAATTGCTTTGAGATTGAATTTTTCCATTAATCTGCGAACTTTTTTAAGTCCAATTTTATAGCCTCTATTATTAAGTTCAGCTTTTATTCTTCTTTTTCCATATCTAGCTTTATTTTCTTCAAAAATAAGCTTTACTTGGCTTATAATTTCTTCATTTTTCTTGTCAAAATCTTCTTTTTTGAGTTCATAATAAAAAGTAGATATAGGAATAGAAAACTCTTTTAATACTTGAGTTAAGCGAAGGTTTTTATCAGCTTTTACTCTATTATAAATTTTTTTTATTTTTTCTTGCCTTGGTTGATTTGAGTCAAAGATCTTTACCAATGGCTTTTCACTTTTTTAGTACTTCATTTTCCTTTTTTAAAAGTTTAAGTTCTTCTCTAAGAAGTTTAAGTTCTTCATATACAGATAATGAAGAATTTGATTGATCTTGACTGTCGGAATTGTTTGATACTTTTGTAGATTTATTATTACTAATCTTAGATTTCATTATCGATCTCCCTCTGTTTAATTCTAAACCACTAATTCCCGATTCTAAATATTTTTTCGTTCAAAAAGATATTAGACTTGGATTAAGATTATTTTGAAGTGAAATTTTAACAATTGGTTCATTAGCTAAAAATCTTTTAACAACACTTAATCTTTCGTCTATAGTCCATTCTTTATTTCGTGGTTTTTTTCTTAAGACCTTCAACTCCTAATTTGTCATAAATTTTTTCTCAAAAATTTACTTGATTTAAAAATTTTTTTTGACTTGTATTAGCAAAATCAGGCTTTTTAATTTCAATTCCTTTTTTGTATTTTTTTACACATTCTAATTTAAATTCTAATGAATATTTCATAAAAAATCCCTTTTCTTAAAAAAAGAAAAGGGGATCACCTCATTTTTGAAGGATTTTTTTTATTAAAACTTACGATTTGCAGTTGTATTTAATCAGTTGTAAATACTTAATAATACTTTTAAAAATTAAATAATTTTTTTATATTTTCCCTAAATCTTTCATTACTTTTTCTATATCAGTTTCTTGAAATAATGTAATTTGCTCTTCTTTTTTAATGGCAATAACACTGATTTGAGCTCCTTTGTTATTTTCGATTCTAGGAATTAAATTATTGCTATTGCTATTTACAAAATATAATTTTTTAGATTTTTCAAAATCTAAATATCACTGACCCATATTAGAAGAATAAAGGTTAAAAAAGCTTAAATTAAGTTTTTCTACTGCTAAATATAAATTATATTTTGACAATATATTTTCAATGCTTTGATTTTCAAAGAATTTATTTATATATTTTTCTAATACTGGCTTTAAGACATTAGAATCTAGTTTATTAAATTTATTTACATTTGTTAATGTAAAAGTTTTAAATTTATTCTGAGCAAAAAAATTATCAAATTTTTGTTCATTTTCTTTTATTGAATTGTTGTTTATAGTTGAATCAGCAACAAATTCTTTTACATTTGAATTTAATTTATCACTACTTTTTAAAGTGTCTTTAAAAATTCAATATGAATTCATAAAATATTTTTTTTGATATTCTGCAAAGTTGTCTTCGCTTTTTTTAAGAAAGAAATTATTAAAATAATTTTTTAAAAATGATTGTTGATAAGTTTTGGTTTTTAATAAATTTAAATCTATTTTATATTTTTGCTCTTGCGGAATACGATTTCACAAGAATAAAGCTACACTACTCATCGAAATTGTAAATATTATCAAATAAGATCATAAAACTAACAGTGAGATTTTGATAGGTTTTGTTATTTTAGTTCTTTTTTCTTGGCTAATATCATTAGCAAATCAAGAAAACTTTAATTTTCATTTGTTTTTTTGTCTCAAGGTAGCCCCTTCCATTCTTGTAAAAGAGTTTTTCAATCTGTTTCATTATTAAAGGCAATATTGTCTTCTTTTTTAAAGGCTATTATACTTATAGTTGCACCATTATTGGTATCGCTTGATTCTTGCGGTCATGGATAATAATTTACAAAATATAATTTTTTATCTTTAAGAAAATCTAGATTCCATCAACCCATTCTAGAAGAGCTTAATGTGAAATTCGAGAAAGAGCTATTCTTTACAAAATAATATAAGTTATATGTTTGTAGTACTTGCTCTACACTTTGATTAGGAAAAAATTTTGTTAAATATTTTTCAAATACAGGTTTTACAATGTTCGAATCTAAATTATCAAACTCTGTTTTTAAAGTTAATGTACGAGGGATTTCTTTATTTTTGTTAAAAAAATCTGAATATTTATCTATGTTTTCTTGAATTTTATTTTTTTCTTCATCTGTATTGGATTCTGTTTTTTGGATGTGAGAATCAAGTTGGTCACTACTTTCTAAAGTATCTTGATTAACTCAATAAGTACTCATGAAATATTCTTTTTGATATTTATTAAAATTATTTTGAATTTTTTTAAATATAAATTCATTAAATGAATTTTTTAAATAGATTAACTGTTTTTCTTCTTCATCTGATAGATTAACATAGTTGGGTTGATCAAGTTTATAATATAAACTTAAATAATAAATGGAAACAGCAGATATAGAAACAGAAATAATTGTTGATAAAAGTAATAAAATTTTCTTCGTTTTAGACATATTTTAATCCTTTCTTACAGTGTACAAATTTTTTAATTTATTGAAAAAATATATTTAAATTAGCATTTTCCTTCATTTTTGAAGCAAATTAGTAAATCTAGAATTGTAATATTTCAAACAAATTGACTTACTACTAAATTTATTTTTTAAATTTTTAATTCTAGCTAATTTAGAAAATACGAAATTATATTTAAATCAATTTCATAATGGTATCTATGTTGCTACTTTCAAAAAATTCTATATTTTCAGATTTTTTAAAAGCAACAATATTAATTTGTGCGCCTGTATATGGAACCATAGTATGAACTATGGGACGTTGTGGAGGCTCTATAAAATATAGCTTATTGAATTTTAATGAATCAAATCATCATCAACCTAAATCTGTTTTTGAAAGACCAAATGAATATATTTCACTTTCTTTTACAAAATAATATAAATTATATTGATCAAAAATTTGTTCTATATTTTGATTAGGAAAAAATTTACTTAAATAATTTTTAAAAATAGGTTTTAAAATATTTGAATCTAAATTTTCAAATTCTTCTTTGGTTTTTAGTGTGTAATTAGTAGCTTTATTTGTTTTAAAATAATTATCAAATTTTTGTTGATTTTCATTTCGAATTCTTTGTTCATTTTCACTTAAATTTGATTTAAAGTAAAATTCGGATGGAAATGGTTGCTCAACTTTGTCTAAATATTTCAGTGTTTCTCTATGAAGTCAATATGAATTCATAAAATATTTTCTTTGATATTCTTCAAAATTATCATTAATTTTTTTTACTACATTATTATCAAAAAAATTATCTTTTTCTTGGTTTAAAAACTCTTTATTTTTGCATGCTAAAGTAAACAATCCTATTGTTGGAATTAAGACAACACTTGATAAAATTTTGCGAATTTGTAAAGATATTTTCCTCTTTTTATTCATATTAGTTTTCCTTAAATACAGTATGTGTCACTGCAATAGAATCATCTACTGAATTTTCAAATAAAGAACTTTTGTATTTTTTAACTATATATCTATAAATTCCAGAATCTTGAACTTTAAATTTAATTAATTCTACATTACTGTTGATACTTAATGATGAACTTACACTTTGTCAATATCCTCTACTATCTAATTTTTCTAATACTAAATCATAGTCAGTGAATAAAGCTTGATTTTGACGTTTTTTAGTTTCTTCAAGTTTCAATCTATTTTCGTTTATATGTTTACTTTTTCAATCGCTTAGTTTTAGTTCATAATCAATTCCCTGAGCAGTTTGTTTTGCAAGTGCTCATGTTGGAAATAATCATTCTCATCAATTTGGATGTTGTAATTCTGGTTTATTCTCGTTTTCTTTTAGCAATCCTGAGTTAAACATTCAACTAAGTGCTATATTTATTTGTTCTCCAGCTTGTAAATTTAAATGTGAGCTTTCAAATATACCGCCATCCACATCGGATTTAATAACAGATTTAGTATTAATATTTCAGCTGCTTCTTGCATTTTTTCAACATCTATTAAACCTGCTCCATAAGTTGAATCAAAACCATTTCCTTTTTTATTTAAATTTTTGTATTTAGGTAAATGTGCAGAGGCAGCTAGAATAGACATTGCAGATGGTACTCTAAATTGATCATTATTTAATCAAGAAAATTTATCAAAAATATATGAAATAGCACCAGTAACTACAGGAGCAGCAAAACTAGTACCTCTGATTTCATCATTATTCTCTAAGAGTATCTCCCCTGGTGCAACAACTAAAGGTTTAGGTAAGTTTAAATGGTTAGACTCTAGTTCTCTGTTAGAAAAGTTCGAAATTTCAATGTCATTTAAAAAAGAGTTTTCTCTATATTTTGTTGATCCGACAGAAATTGCGTTATATGCTAATTGAGTGCTGTCATTTCCCTTTTTTATTTTGTTTGTTATGACCATTTCCAGCAGCGAAAACATTAACTACACCATATTTTCTTGAAATATAATCTATGAAAAAACTATCATCATCATAAGGGAGAGAGTAATCAGCAGTTGGTCCATAGCTATGGTTAATAAACTTTACATTATTTTTTAAAACCAATCATTCAAGAGCGTTTTGTCAATTAAAGTTATTAGAACTAAAACTTGTGAAATAAATTTGTCCATTTGAATTTATTCCGTTTTTACCTGCTGCAACCATTGATACATTAGTCCCATGTGTATCATTTAAATTTTCTGGAGTAAATAATTTAACTTCAGGTGTATGTACAAATTTATAATTTCTTTGTAATTGAGTTGTACCTACTTCTAAAATTCCTATTTTTGAACCTTTTCTGTGATATTTAAAAAATTCTGTTTGCTTTTCAGGATTTAAATTTATTTCTTTTAAAAGTAGTTTTTTATTAATGTCTGAAAATCTAGAAATATAATAGCCATTCTGTTCATTTTGGGAAACTACATCATTATTTTTGATAATAACTTTTTTATAAAAAACAATTCTTTTTACAAAATCTAATGTATCAACATATTTGATAAATTCTTTAGATTTTTCTACATCATTAAAGTAAAATCAAACAATAGGTAGCATTGCACTAGTTTGAATTTTTCAATTTATGTTTTTGTTTTTAAAGCCTCTTTTTATTTTATTTAGAAGAGAATCTATTCTTTCATCTAAATTTCCTTTTTCATTAAAAACATCTAAATATAGTTTTAATTCAATTGTATCAGATACCTTGTCTGATAATTTTTTTCCATCAGTAGATTTGGAAGTTGGAATTTTCCAATCATTAACAACAAATTTTTTACTTGCAAAATTTATTGTTGCTAATTTTTCATTATTAATTAAGTTTTTATTTTGATTAAATGAAAAAATAGGTACAAAAACTAACGAAGTTATTGTACCTATCGCAAATGAAAATTGAAAAAATTTTTTTACTTTAAGCATATAATTCTCCAATTTTTGAATTTTTATTAAGAAAAAAAATATATAAAGAAAATTAAATTTTGAAATAAATATTCAAATTATTTTAAACCAAATGTATATGGATTTTTTCCTTATTTTGTCTTCTTTTTTAGATTTGTTTATGTTATTTTTTTAATTTTTGTTTTGATTATATCATTTTTTTAAAATATTTAATTAAATTTAAAAAAATAAATAAGATAAATAATTTTTAAGTGTTA
Protein-coding sequences here:
- a CDS encoding S8 family serine peptidase — protein: MFSLLEMVITNKIKKGNDSTQLAYNAISVGSTKYRENSFLNDIEISNFSNRELESNHLNLPKPLVVAPGEILLENNDEIRGTSFAAPVVTGAISYIFDKFSWLNNDQFRVPSAMSILAASAHLPKYKNLNKKGNGFDSTYGAGLIDVEKMQEAAEILILNLLLNPMWMAVYLKAHI
- a CDS encoding S8 family serine peptidase; protein product: MLKVKKFFQFSFAIGTITSLVFVPIFSFNQNKNLINNEKLATINFASKKFVVNDWKIPTSKSTDGKKLSDKVSDTIELKLYLDVFNEKGNLDERIDSLLNKIKRGFKNKNINWKIQTSAMLPIVWFYFNDVEKSKEFIKYVDTLDFVKRIVFYKKVIIKNNDVVSQNEQNGYYISRFSDINKKLLLKEINLNPEKQTEFFKYHRKGSKIGILEVGTTQLQRNYKFVHTPEVKLFTPENLNDTHGTNVSMVAAGKNGINSNGQIYFTSFSSNNFNWQNALEWLVLKNNVKFINHSYGPTADYSLPYDDDSFFIDYISRKYGVVNVFAAGNGHNKQNKKGKWQHSISI